Within Nematostella vectensis chromosome 1, jaNemVect1.1, whole genome shotgun sequence, the genomic segment ACTCTCTCTCTATGATAAAGCTACCATTAAGGTATCAATTAGAGGGTTGCTGATGCGCCTAACGCGATACTCATTATCATTTGGGACGCTATTATCGCCCTTCTTGCCAGCTGGATTATTGCGAGAAGTGAACATACCGATCGAGGAACACAGTTTATTAGATATATTTGTACACCTACTATTACAAAAACTGATGTCAGTGCGTATGGCAAATGGTACTCCTGAAACTGATACCTGCTTGTGGTACTATAATATGGCGAGtctcatgtttttttaaagtaggTTTATTAATATCCACAAATGAACGCTCTGCCAAGAGCGCGATCCCGTCTTCCATGTGAAATAAGATAcaattaaatattaaaaaaacaagggTTATAACTAGTCGAGCAAGACGGGCTACATTTCCCTGTGCAGCACATCTACATTTCCCTGTGCAGCGCAACAACGTTTCAGCAAACGAATCTCACCGGTACTTTCTCATGTTTATAGTATTATCCTATATCCTGGTTGATATTAGCTTAGGAATTATTATCTTTTTGATATAAGAGGTTTTTTTTCACTAGAGCATCTCATTACTCATGTACAAAtgcttaaaaaataaaaaataaaaaataaaaaaaacttaaatccTGCGCAAGGCAGAATGCACTCGGTTATAACAAGCAGTAAGCTATATTAATTTGATAATTGTTAGTCAAGCCTTGATGATTTTCCAATTGTACACCGCATCACGTGTGCGGTGCACCATAGGAATTTTTTAAGCGGCCACGCGCGGAGCTCCAAGATAAAGAAATCGGTTAGAAACTAGGCGACTAAAAATGTttggtcaatgacgtcatgtcacACGCTGCTCGCTGTCTGTACCACTGACGTGACAAGCTTGAGACCAGGCAAGCTAGACAGCGTATCACTCTAAACCAATGAGAGACTGGTTCCAACAAGAaccggaggggggggggggggggggggcgatcAAAGAAACAtaggagtaagtacgcagctgctttgtctcctattatctttgttctacaaaggagttcttttgtctccattcttctcgttctttgtgtcgagatattgtttatttgcccaatcaaattgcagcttgtaagagctgcgaaCTGACCCAAACATAAGATGGTAGGgaagaattgacaaaaaatGCGAGTGATTAGCTGTTTAAAATTGAGAATTAGAAGGATACATCTGTCTAAAGAACTGCTTTGTACTTCCAAGCGAATATCGGCTCGAGTCGTAAAACCCTTATTCACCTGGTGCGGTGGTTGAtttaaaataaaggaaaatgcTACAAAGCCGGCAAACTTTTTTAGCGAATTGTCGAGGATCTGCACTACTATTCTCATTAAGCTGTTTCCAAGCAAAATCAAAGAAGAAAAGCTTTATTTATGCTAAAATTGGAATTGCtctttaaaacaaaaagcGGACACAAACCAAGCAAAAAAGCTGGCCCCGCTTTTTTGGATCCCCTACAGCTCAAATAAATTTGACCGTCCATGCGAAGAtgcgaaaacaaacatcatACGATCCATACGGTATTCATGACAAACATTTGCGTTTACAAGTATAATAGCTTTTGTGCGACAATAATAGTGAAACGCtagctctgattggtcgagaaGAGTACACGTGATTAGAGTACACGCTCTCGTTTGACGTCATTGTGCGCGCTGTTTACTAAAACCACTTTTTATTAGATTTCAATCAATAAAATGTGCACCTCACACGGGAGTTTGAAACTTCTAGAAAATTTGTCGTGGAACTGGTATCACAACATAATCATGGTTCGACGGTATGATTTGATGTTCGGTTGCAAGTGAAATTATTTCCTGCACGAACGCTAAGGAatttaaaaggaaatgacgGAAGGCCGACTTTGTCTAGAAGTCAAGCCTCAGGCTGAATCAATCATAGAATATTTGGTTCTTATCCGGACTTTTCAAGGGAAACCGTGCTGATGCAGTTAGCTGAATTAGATAATTTTACGTGCATAGTGTACCGTATGGGAAATGTAGCCCCAAGCAGGACATTCGACCAGTGTACTTAGAGAGGTTATTTCCTTCATTTGGAGTCTCATATTATTTCCAATTCCACTTCAAGGCTTGAGATTTTGATAACGAAGTAGaaacaaggaaaacaaaacaaaataataaataaataagtaaatgtgtgtgtgtgagtgagtgagtgagtgagtgagtgagtgagtgagtgagtgagtgagtgagtgagtgagtgagtgagtgagtgagtgagtgagtgagtgagtgagtgagtgagtgagtgagtgagtgagtgagtgagtgagtgagtgagtgagtgagtgagggagtgagtgagtgagtaaATGATATTAAttggaaaacgcgaaaatgTTACTAAAGAAGTTTTATGTTTTATTGAGGTTATTGAGTTAATCCCTCTTTCTCAATTTCAATTGATCACTACTTATTATATTGAAGTAGATCAACTTAATACTGAAATAAAGGCTTGTTTTTTAATTATCATATAACTTTTACTTCAAGAGGATTTATAAATAAGTTAGCAAAAGTTACAGCTAAGGAAAAAATCTGATAGGCCTTGTCTCTGATAAAACCTTCTTGGGTTTGCTTCAAAAAGTCCTAGCCAACGAATGGTCTTGTGCTTTGATGAAAGATACAGGAAGGAAATCTCTGATAGGCCTTACTTCTTTAAATATCATTACTTCTGTGAGCAGATAGGCTATTGATAATGTAGTTTGATAAAGTGTGAACCCTGATTGACCTGACAAGGTATCAAGTCAGTGCGTACGTTAGATATAAGAGTTCACAGTCATAAAGGGTCGCTTTTATCTTCTAAAGATTGGTATGGTATACACTCCTGCCTTTTAAGAACATACCATATAATATAGCATTTTAAGCattaaaaacatgaaaatcTTTTTCACAAATTTCCAATATAACACTTCGACAAAGGACACCTTACCGAATATATAGTAGAAAATGTTGTACAAATCTCGGGAGTCCATCGTCTAGAATCTCATGTAAAATCTTGTTGCTCCAAGAAACAATCAACTCTTATGCGCTTGTAACATTTGGGATCAGATATCTTCTGAGGTTGATGGACaattcaaatgtttttttaaatgttgatGATTGGCTTTGACGTGTGACTGACAGCGGGGTTTTGTCTCCccatcaccccccccccaccaccaccacctcccaCCTCCCCCGTGCAAAAATCATCAAAGTTTAATCTCGCAgtcttttacttttttcatGCAGAAAACATGACGGGGCCCCTCCCTAAACAACGAAAcctgaataaataaattatttagaCGCTTAGAGAAATTATAAGAGACGCAACTTGTCatcgattttttttgatcGGCAAACCTTTTTGCATGATGGATTTCGACTGATAGACATCGATGTAAGATCATTGCACATTGACTGAAGaattaaacaaaatattaatACATAGGGAACTAAACACAAATCGAAATGCTAGATTTTTAGGGCGTCACCGACGACAAAGCCGGTTATGGCATTCGAAAAATAAGGGACAACTTTACGTGGTGTAACCCACAGTTTCTCATAGGGAACCCTGATTATAgaataaataaacagaaacCCGCTTACTCAAACTCAGATAACTTTAATTCATCGTAATCTCGTGATTACGATTCCTTGAACTTGGTCCTTCCATTAAGTCATTTATACTAGAAGTCGAAttcacccaccccccccccccctcccaatcaACGCGAACTCGAACATATGCAACTTAATTTTTCTCTCCCGCCAGAATTCGATATAGCGGGGTCGCATATCTTTCCGAAAACGTTAGTAGTAGTTCCTGGGCCTCCAGCCCTCCTCCCCCTACATAGTATATCGAACAGAGCAAGTAATACAACAATGCAGTTAGCCATACTGCGTACAGATAGCCCTAACATTATAATATTGAAACATTACAAAAAGACATCCTAATGCGCACGTATCACTCTTAGCGCGCGCACGATTAATCCAAGTTAGCCTGTCACAAACTCCGGTAGTTTCTAGGTATTAATAGCCCTTCAGTTAGGATCTATCAATTAAGAATTTTTGAAGACGTGATCGTTCTTGGAGGAGATAACGAGAAAAATCCCCGTCAAAGGGTCGCTTGCGGGAAGTACAATCGTCTTTGAGTCCAGCCGCGACGACATCTATCAACATCGCCTCCGAAATTTGGGAGTAAGCTTCTTAAAAACTCCCCatgataacaacaaaaaaagagaGCGATTCCGCGTTTTCAAGCTACATCCATTCAAATATATCTTAAAGCAGAACCAAGGGGCGCTAAAAAATGAGTAAAAGcaatttaataaaataaaatcatagACACAATACAGAAAGTCGTGCTAAACATGTCAAGCGGGGATTTACTAGGTTGCAATTCTGTTGATTTTCAAATCCCTTTTAATAAAAGGATATTGTTATCTGGTATCCAATGACAAAATAATTAAGTCTTAGGATCCTATCGACAATTTTATCATAAGCTGCTTTGGTATCAAGTCCGAAGAACTGTCTGTACTAGCATagttatatttaaaaaaatgaccagGAGCAGAGAACATGCTTTTTTGTGATCTCTAACAACCGAAGGAAGATGTTTTAACATCTTAAAGTACCTTTTAGGTGGGGTACAAAAGTAGACATCATTTTGGTTATGTTTCTTTTAATGATGCAATTGGCTGAAAGTGCTGGATTACCATCGTAAAAAATGCTGCGCCTAAAAAAGGTCTTAATAAAGACGAAAACTTGAGACGAATACCGGTGTATTGAATCAAAAAAGCTATACCTTTTCGCACAAGCCACAATATAGATACATAGATTACCGAGGTAATAGAAATATTACTTTCACCGACAGCGCAACGCCCTCGTGACAGCATCGTATGCATTGTCTATTACCGGATTTCTCCACGAGTAGATGTCTTTCGAATGTTGAGAGTATCGGATATAAAGATTGTCAGTTTATTTCCTCCTACTCGAAATGATAGCATAAAGGCTATCCcattaaaatatattattagtCGCGAACTAAGAAAAAGCCAACAAATATACACTTAATAGGGGAATAGTGGCATGGAAGGCACTTAGGAGCAAGATGACAATAAAAATGGACACTTTTAAGTGAGACAAAAGAATGGAGAAGAAAAGCACTAATTTGCCTGTGGGGATTCTTAAAAGTTTGTTTTAACCAAAAACACAAACTAGGAAGAATTCGACAGACTgctgttagaaaaaaaaactaaacacaGACAATAAACACATAAATATCGCTGATGActtttataaataaaagtaATAGTTCCCTTACAGCTTGTTTAAACTAGAACAAAAATCATGGGAAAATTTCTACATTTTAGATGTTTTAAGAGTTTCATATCCACTGATCGCAAAAATATCTGAATCACTAATGATGACTATGAATTAAAGTAACCCTTTAGAGGCAGATACTATTTCACAAACTAAACGCAACGTTGGATATTGCCTGGATATCGCTCGTTTTCATTTCATTGCATTGATATTACTTTTCTTTATGAATACGTTTTTAGTCAATTGCTATGGTCTTGCGTTTGGAATATCGCTTGAACGAATCCGAGTTTATGGCTATGAAATATGTGTTTATCATATATCAATATGCTAATACGGTGGTGGGTGACCATATAATATTCATAAATTCTATAAACGTTCTTTGTATGCCATACAAACCACACCACCCAAGCAGTTGCGCTTATAATGAGTTTGATAAGAAAAAGTTTATATGCTTGCTGCTTTCCACGTTCGTTTTGCACTTGTGATCTGCatttttggtgctggtgtaGCGATTTATAATTCACCAAATCCGAATTTTACAAACCTGCTTTGCAGTCATCGTTTCTTTACAAGAAATTAATCATAATGAAATACATTTCTTCTGAAATTCACAAAAGCAGCACAAGTGTTTAAAATGAAACTTTAAAAATCTACGCTCGTTGTCAAATGCAAAAACCTAGCGAAAGGTCTTTTTTGTAATGTGCTCCATAACCTCCTTAATGACACTTGTATCTAAAGGACCCCTTTAAAGCTGTTATTTTTcctataaaatatcttaaGTCACGCAATTGTCTGATGccacaaaaaaaacactgcgTTCATAGAAGATACACATACGAAGAAACAAAACACTGCGTTCTTAGAAGTTTGGGGGATTTTATCAAACACGCTGACTGAAAATTTTACTTCCTATTGATAACCGAATTACGTTTCATGTCTTACTCAAAATAACATCGCCTGCAGCGTGATAGGTAgagaaatttttaaaaaatagagTAACCATAGACAAGTTTTACTTTTGCAAAATGCAAAAGTGTGCACCCTCCACAATCTTCCGGTCAGGCGTCTGTGACAACAAAAGAGTGAGCTATGTTATTTCCCATTTTCATGAGTACTTATCGATTGTTTTCTCCACAAGCTCTACTATTTCAAAATGGGTTTGGTTATTTCGAGAACATTATTTCAAGCAAGATTAAAAAGCACTTTCTGGTTATAGTTTTGTCAGATGGCTGGTGCATAAATTATTTTGGATACACACATGGAAGCTAATGTTTTTTACTACTGTTTTGAATTTTACGAAACTGGAGACTCTGTGACTTAAGATGGCTAGGACATAAatgatttaaaataaaaatgaaaattgacTGCCTTTTCACTTTAAAGGACCAATATTTCAAATAGCAAGATTAAATCAATTTTCTTGGGGATGGTTGGTTATTCTTCTTGCTTTGAGCGAGAAGGTTTAACCAACCCTTTAGGAAGTAATATTTAAATTGAAAACAATGAATGGTTCACACGAAATAAGACAACACAAGCCATCACGATAGCAGTTATtagacataaaaataaaataaatgcctTAGAATTTGTCGATTTTTCTACGACTAACTAAAAGGCAAAGCAAAAAACCCCCAAGCTAATTTTCGgcaaaaaaatcttaaatagATGACACTTAAAttgcatgataaaaaaaacacttttgacAAAACGGGAAGGGTGCGATAAGCGAGAATCATCGCGGGAGTTCATGGTCTGAAAGACCCGCTTTTTCCAGACGGCACGAGATAAGCACAACTGACAAATTGGTTCCCACTAGGGGGGAATCATAACTGCTATTTGATAATAGGTGTTGCAAAAGCAGCTAATAATTGTATTCCCTCACTAACAAAAACTACCCTAGAAAACTGAACAAACCCAAGTTAACATGATATCCAAGTAAAACTCGATGTCAATTCAGAATTTAAAACTTAGAATATCATTGTGCATTTCAAAGGCGATTTTGCCGCGATCATCGTGTCCATTACATGAGCGATATAATCGGCCATGTCTTTATTAACAATATTATTGTACATTATCTGGAAGAATAAACGCCTACAACTAGCTAAAATTGCATCGTCCTGAAGATCTTAATAGCTTGTTTTATCTGCGCTAATGCCAGTGCGCCGAACGATGAGGAGGGGAAATCCCAGTATTTGCATACCAATCAGCGAGGAACATAATAACACAGTATCTGTGGAAAATTTTCCGTCTGTTTATTATTCAGTTCCCTCAAGTAACAGACTTTTGTTTCGCCACTTCGGTATTTACCGAATAGCTGGCGACCTCTGAAGAACAGTCTACAAAATTAACTTCATGGCGCTTGATATCTATCGTTTTTATGTTCGTGTACGCCTGCCCCGGACAGAACGgtttttcaaacaaaacaaacggCAGCATATCAGataagacagaaaaaaaaaactaaataacATTATAGGCATAAAGGTGGAAATCTCGCACCACCTCGCCGTACTTTAGAAATCCAATTTACTTAAATTCCACCCTCAGTTCCCCTTTAAGGTACTTTTAGTGTTAGTGCATACTTGAGAACATTCTATCATGTACTTTCAACTTGCGAATTCTAATCCACTTTGGTGAAGCACTAAAAACCTATTTTCTGAGGCGCCTCATTGGAACCCCTCGACTGTGCGTCTAGGAGATCTTTCTATTTACAAAGGGGATCCTTTTCTTCTGCAAATATATGTCTACTAAAAGCTCCTGTATCAGAGAGCTAAATTTTTTCGTTTGCTTTCTTTAGAATTCGTTAAGCGGCGTGTCTTCTGTCCGCAAGTCTGGGGTTGTGCGACAGCGACATGGGAGTTTTTTCAGTACTTCGTCCCGAAGGCTTTGTCGACCAAtcgtgttaatgatagggttAAGCACCGATGTAAGAATACGCGCTATGAGTATAGCGTACTCCCCAATGATGCCAAAGCCATCGTGAGTCTGCCAGAGATCGTAGGTGAAGTACGGCAACCAGAACGCAAAGTTGATCAGGAACATAAAGATGCACATGAGGATGGCGCGGCGCTGTTGGTACTTCAAGCGCTTCTCCTGAAGCAGACACTCCCTCGGTAGATTCTGCCGCACGATTTTCCTCACTTGTCTCCCGAGAACGATCAGCATATGAATATCCAGCACAAGGACAACGGTTAGCAGAAGACAAAAGAACGTAGCGAGGCGGAAGACAATGTAAATGAACTCTTGCCTATGGACGTCGTCTCCTTCGTCATCGGACACATCCACGCGTAAAGCCCAGTGAAGACGCACCAGTGTAATTACAGCGTTAACGCTCCATACTCCTAGTAAGGTACCTACAACTCGTCTTTTGCGCACAATGGCGTAGTACCTTAACGCGTACACTATGAATATGTACCGGTCGACTGTGATAAGAAGAATGTGAATGATGGTCGAGACCGAGATGAACTTGACCAGAGTGTCCGTGACGATACACAAGTCGTTGACCATGAAAACGGCGCAGGCGACTTGCATCGGGACCGTCACCAGACCGTAAAGAAGATCTGAGGCGCAGAGACTAACGAGTATAGTGTTACTCGAAGTCTGCAAAGTGCGTCGTGATTGCACAATATAGATGATAAACGCGTTGAAAACGACCGCTAGGCCGCCTACAATGAGCATAGGAACGTCAGTAGAGGGCTGGAACCATGCAATGCGATGCATGTCATCAAAAAGGCCAGTAACATTAGTAAGGTTTCCATTATGATGATCCTCATACTCCATGATTGTTGTAAGGAGAGATGTTGTCGGTTCGATTCGGAGGTTTCGTATGATCCAGCGGCTCATCTTGTAACACTACTTATAGGGACTCGTCGGATATGCAAATGCTGGTATCTGTCTGTCTACTGGGAGAATGACACATCCTACGAGAGTCAAGAAAATCTTGACTCTATGAGGGTTATCGCAAAGAGATGTTTTCCGCGATCGAGAAACCGACTTATGAATGTTTCCCATGCACTAAGTTGCATTTTCATCAATTCTGTTTTGTAGGAGCCAAGCTTTAAAACAATGTAATATTTTTTACatcagttttatttttccaactAACCAATTAGTAAAATAACTGAAAAATGAGCCAATGTTACATTTTCCCCTAAAATGACCACTTTTGGTGAACCAACATCCATTTTTGAGTATGCACTTGAATTGGATTATTGATTAAAGCAAAGCTTAATAATTCAATGGAGGCGATGTTTGGTTCGTTTTTATTGTAGACATCTTCTTGAGGTTGTTCAATATTCAAATGATTACAACTCTGTGGTTCTTGAGGGGGATAATCTTAATACAACAAAACACAATAAAGCGGTTTTAAAGCATTTACAGGTGACACGTACAGTTTTTCGAACAACCTCTTCTAAGCATTTGCCGGGAAACATGTAAAAGCGCTCGTGGCGTGTCAATAACGGTCTCTAGCTACAGAGGAAACTGCATATATGTAATAGTAatctgattaaaaaatgaGCTTAGTCAAAATTTTACCTAGGAGAAAATGATGCAACAATGAGTGAAACTCTGTTTTTTAATGTAAGGGATTGAGGGGAATTGTTGGCAGGGCCAAGAGACTAACACGAAGATAAACACAACCCACATTAACGAGTTTAGTGTAAAATGTACGGAATCACATGACTTGTTTAGTTTGCCCCTAATCTTTCTCTAGAGATATCATATAAAGTCAAACGCAAAAAAgatacttaaaaaaaacacgtttaAAACCAtctaagaaaaagaaaatgcccTACCCTCGAGACAAAATACAAAGGGCTGTGTTCCAGAAAGAGTTATGCTCGAACCAGAAAATAATAAAGCCGACAACATGAATGATTCATAAAAGtttaagagaaaaaataattgattATTGTTGCTGAAAAGTGGAAGTAAAATGACGGGTTGTTTAGCGACATGGCTTTTAAAAGTTAGTGAGCGAGCCTAATGCACACCGAAACAGTTAAGCagatgttttattttcgatgTCAACAAAGTACCACAAAAGAAGAAAACGGTAGGAAAAATGTCGTTTGATCAAACAATTTCATGCAGGATTTTCAGAAAGAAGAGGAAACGCAAACTAGTAGAgggcaaaataaaaagaataaaaaattgCCAAAAGGGCAATTGaacatatattatatttagGTTAAGTCTCTTTACTCATATCCTGCGATAAGAAATAAATTGAAAGTGAGAAAGAAAATCAATATTTTGACTAACACTTGGAAAGCTTCTAGATTAGAGTGGAAATTAGATGATTATTCTCTGACCTCAAATGGATTTTCACCTACTTGCACCAAAAGAATTCTCACAAGAAATCACAGGTAGAAATCGTAAAAGCTGCTTTTAGACAAGAAAgggatttattttatttcgacAAGAAAgggatttattttatttcgacAAGAAAgggatttattttatttcgacAACGATGAATTCTCCTGATGTGATCATGTTTAgtctatatgtttttaaatttgtcCCTTCCCGTACATCATTTGAGAAATAACACTTTGCTATGGGCTCCATTTTAAACGTTTTACAATAGGGTTGATGGGTATCAGATGACCGCTTTAGATCGAATATTGATCGACCACTTCGCTTAAACCCTCACCACAGATCTTATCCTACGGTTAAAAGTTCTTTAACATGAATACAAATCTTACTGCAGCTATACCTGTCTTTCAATAGAGCCCGAGTCaaccacacctttgttattgtcttAATTCAAGTTTAGAAGTCAAATTCAAAATAGGCTGTCTAAATAGTTTTATATtccatttaccaaattcaatcgaaaatatcgcaatcGAGCTTCTTCTCAAATCggccgatgaaaatggatgctttctcacacttggtacattgctaggatgacaaaacgCCGGCGGACGAAGACTCTTTAAGACATGCGGGTCGTGGTAAAATACTCCCCTGAAGTAACTACTTTACAGCGAGCTCCCACTACTAGATGCGTCTATCGCATTTTCTAGTAAGGAAATAAATCACTATAACAGGTTGTTAATGGCACCCAAAGTTAGCATACTTCCATTAGTTCGTTGTAACATTTAAAGATCAGTCCGGCAGTTTTGGTAGGAGCTCTTCGTTATTTTCTTTTGtgatttaaaataaataggaatacaaataatcatgTTTTCATAATAGAGGTTGAAGGTAATTAATGCCACCATATTTCGGTAGGATTGCGTAGCAAATTGCTATTTCGTGGTTTATGAAAGAAAGTAATACTACCATATAATCTAGGCGGCAAATGACAAAGGTAATAATTAGCTTACATGAGCCGGCATTTGTTCTTTGAAGTACAAAGTCTTTCCATTCTGCTTTTACCTATCGATTTGTACTATTCTAAAGaaattatatattatacatTATACTAAAAAGTATTATattcaaaaattattaaaattctCCATGTGGTAATTAAACTTTAAAGTAATTAATAATCGTAAATGACAGTTGATGAGCGAAATGATTTTTGTGTGAGTCGGTACTGCCTGGTGCAAAGCTCCGTTATTTAGAAGTACTAGCTTTTATGGAATTTGTAATCAATACACTTTTGATTATTATCGCTTAAACGCACCTCCTTTTCGTATCCGTTCGGTCCGCCCCTTATGATGAACAAGCCTAACTAGTCTGATAGCAAGTCTGGTATTGAATTACAAATAATACACTATTTTTAGTTTGAAGGCCTCCTAGCCGGTGTCTGAATGCTTAAGTTTCAGGGAAAAAATATCATATCAGAATATCATTTTGTCAAGTCATTCCAGAAAGAGTCTTCTAAAAGCAAAGCACCCGGAATCAGAGGCAGCAACAGCAAATTAAATCAAGGGGAGaatagggggagaggggtaaATGCgtgttttatagttttttttttgtttgtttgtttgttttcaggaAGGCACACCAACAGTGTGCCTGCAACCTGCCTCTTAACAAGTTACCCAGGTGCCCCAGTAACCTCGTACCCAGACGCCGCGCGATGCATTTTGGGGAGAATGAATTTTAGCGCACGGTGCATGACGGCCAGGATGCGGTTTCGGGGTTCGGAATTcgcttgtcattttttttccgtCTCCGCGTCAGGTTTCCCGTGGATGTCCCCGCAACATCAAataacgactgggtacgagtctgcaGGTACCCATAACCATGAACCTCATGAGAGATGTTATAAGCAAGTTATCAGGATTACCGTAGAGCTCTTAAAAGTCCCCGGTGGGGATGCGGGATTAGATTATTGGAAAGGGAGAATTCACATGGAGAGGTGCTTATTTCAAAACTTCGGGTCCCCGACATGTCTC encodes:
- the LOC116603712 gene encoding melanocyte-stimulating hormone receptor, which produces MSRWIIRNLRIEPTTSLLTTIMEYEDHHNGNLTNVTGLFDDMHRIAWFQPSTDVPMLIVGGLAVVFNAFIIYIVQSRRTLQTSSNTILVSLCASDLLYGLVTVPMQVACAVFMVNDLCIVTDTLVKFISVSTIIHILLITVDRYIFIVYALRYYAIVRKRRVVGTLLGVWSVNAVITLVRLHWALRVDVSDDEGDDVHRQEFIYIVFRLATFFCLLLTVVLVLDIHMLIVLGRQVRKIVRQNLPRECLLQEKRLKYQQRRAILMCIFMFLINFAFWLPYFTYDLWQTHDGFGIIGEYAILIARILTSVLNPIINTIGRQSLRDEVLKKLPCRCRTTPDLRTEDTPLNEF